The window CCCGGTGTCGTCGCCGCGACCCCCACCGCGTCGTTCCCGCCACCCCTTCACCGTCTATACGTCCACGTGACCGCCACGGTTCCAGACGGGACGCCCCCCGGGGCGGGTTCACCCGAAATGGGCACGGAGTTTTTCACGGGCCCCGGCAGGTGCGTCCAGCGCGTCCAGCCCCAGCAGCCCCGCCCCCAGCACCGGCGGGGCCACGATCACCGACATCCGGGCCAGCGGGGCCCGTTCGGCGAGCCCCGTCTCGATCCGCCCGTTCAGCCGCGGATGCCCGGCCGCGAGCACACTGCCGCCCAGCACGACGGGGGCCTCCTCGCCCAGCAGGTCGAGGCGTGCCAACGCCACCGAGGCCATCGCCACCACCTCGTCCGCCTGCCGCTCCACGATCGCCGCCGCCACCGGATCGCCCGCGGCGGCCACCGCGAACAGCACCGGCACCAGTTCGTGCGTCCGCGCCCGGGGCGCCCCGCCCAGGTGCAGGGACTCGATCAACTCGTACATGGAGCCCAGCCCGAAGTGCTCGGGCAGCGCCCGCGCCAGCTCCGTCGGCCCGCCCCGGCCGTCCTCGGCCCGGGCCGCCCACCACAGGGCCTCCTCGGCGAGGCCGCCCCCGCCGCCCCAGTCGCCGGAGATCCGGCCGACCGCCGGGAACCGCGCGGTCCGCCCGTCGGGCAGCATCCCCACGCAGTTGATGCCGGCCCCGCACACCACCGCGACCCCCCGCGGCGGCCCGCTGTCCGGGAGCCCCGCCCGCAGGATGGCGAAGGTGTCGTTGCGGACCTCGGTCGCCGCGCCCCAGCCGCGCGCGCTGATCGCGTCCGCCAGTCGACGTTCCTCGACCGGCAGGTCGGCGTTGGCCAGGCAGGCCGAGACCTGCGCGGCGTACGGGGCGCCCGGCCGCAGCCGGGGCAGTCCGGCGGCCTCGGCGGCCTCCGCGACGGCCCGGCCGAGCACGTCCACGGCCGGTTCGACGCCGACCAGGGGCGGTTGGAAGCCCCCCGACCGACCGGTGCCGAGGACCGTGCCGTCCGCGCCGATCAGCGCCACGTCGGTCTTGCTGTTGCCCGCGTCGACGGCCAGGACCGCCGCCGGGCCGGGCCGGCTCACGCCCATGCCAGGTGCTCCTTGTTGTGCGCGAGCAGCCGGTCGGTCAGCCCCTCGGCGAGGTCGAACTGGCCCACCAGCGGGTGCGCGAGCAGCGCCCGGAAGACCCGCTCGCGCCCCCCGCGCAGGGCCGCGTCCAGCGCGAGGTCCTCGTACGCCGTCACGTGCGAGATCAGCCCGGCGTACAGCGGGTCCGGGCGCGACACGGCCAGCGGCACCGGTCCCGAGCCGTCGACGCGGGCCTGCACCTCGATGACCGCGTCGTCCGCGAGGAAGGGTAGGGTCCCGTTGTTGAGGGTGTTGACCACCTGCACGGACGGGGCGCCGCCGCCCAGCAGCGCCGCCGCCAGGTCCACGGCCGCCTCCGAGTAGAAGGCCCCGCCCCGCTTGGCCAGCAGCGCCGGCTTCTCGTCCAGCGCCGGGTCCCCGTACAGCGCCAGCAGTTCCTTCTCCATCGCGGCGACCTCGGCGGCCCGCGAGGGCTTCTCGCCGAGCTCCCGGACCACCTCGTCGTGGGCGTAGAAGTAGCGCAGGTAGTACGAGGGGACCACGCCCAGCCGGTCCAGCACGGCGCGCGGCAGGCGCAGGTCGGCGGCGACCGCGTCCCCGTGCTC of the Streptomyces sp. NBC_01426 genome contains:
- a CDS encoding N-acetylglucosamine kinase; protein product: MGVSRPGPAAVLAVDAGNSKTDVALIGADGTVLGTGRSGGFQPPLVGVEPAVDVLGRAVAEAAEAAGLPRLRPGAPYAAQVSACLANADLPVEERRLADAISARGWGAATEVRNDTFAILRAGLPDSGPPRGVAVVCGAGINCVGMLPDGRTARFPAVGRISGDWGGGGGLAEEALWWAARAEDGRGGPTELARALPEHFGLGSMYELIESLHLGGAPRARTHELVPVLFAVAAAGDPVAAAIVERQADEVVAMASVALARLDLLGEEAPVVLGGSVLAAGHPRLNGRIETGLAERAPLARMSVIVAPPVLGAGLLGLDALDAPAGAREKLRAHFG